TTAAAGAAGCCATAAGAAGAAACACCATAAAAAAAAGTATATTAACAAAAATAAATACTATTGGATGTCCACCTAATAAGTAATTGCCAAGATTACAAATAAGCCAAATGAATAAAAGTAAGTATGAAAAGATCATTTTTTTTCTTTTTTCTTTCAAAAATATCCACCTTATTTCTTTTTTATAGCTCTAAAAATGCTTTGTATTAGATTTTCTTAAAGATAATTTCCTTTGGTTCTCCTTTAAAAACCAATCATTGTTAACTCACATTTACAAAAAAACTCTCCTCCCCAGTACAATTACTGTAATCGTTTTAGCCATCGTAGAATGATGAGCACTTAGAATTTTCGGCATTTCAAAATACTTTCTTATAGCTTGTATATAAGATTTAAAAACTTCGGTATAGTTAGATATTTGTAATCTAGGTGTTTAAGTTGACTTCGTGAAGCTAAGATTTAAACGGCACAGCAGGGATCGTGTTCCCCGATCAGAATGCCCCCGCTTTTGTCCTTTTGTGCCCTTCCAATCTTGTCCAATGAATGTGTACATCATTGTTGGAACTAAATGGAGAGAAGGACAAGTTATTACTTGACGTGGGATTGTTTATTTGACACTGTAAGTTGTGTTGCTGGAGGGTGACGTATTTTCCAATGTATAGGAAGGTTTATAGGTAGTTGAGTCGTTTTGTGAAGTCGTTGTTGGTGTGTTGGTGCTTGAAGAATTTGTTACAAGATGTCCCCTAGACGGTACTTTGGCACCATCAAACGTTTTCGAATTTCCAATTACTGGAACCTAAATTGTTATAGAAATACTTTTTTTCTCCTTTTTCTGCAAAAAAAATTAATAATAGTTAGGTAAGTTAAACAAGTGAAAATACGATTTATAGACATTTCTTCCTTGATTATTCGATAAATTAAAAACTGCCGAATTCTCCATCTTTTATATTACTGACCGCTACAATAATATATAAGTCTCATAATGTGTTTCACTGTAAGAATATTACAATATATTAGAATATTTCGTCTATTAAATTAAGAAAACTTTATGAGATTAATATTCAATTAATAAGTACAAATGCAATAAATTGTTACTAATCCTTACTTATATGTAATTACAATAAATTTTTCTGTTTCAGGTTTGCATCTGCTAATGTGTATGTTACAAAAGTAGCTATAGGGCTTCTTGTGGCAGTCTGCTTGAAGAACAAAACAAAGAAATCACGATTTCCTTTCGGGGTATTCGTTTCGTCCTGCCAAGTGGCGCTTATGAAACTGTCATCACGAATCTTTCTGCCGCAGATTTCCCACCCGATAAACTGGAGTCCATTTATAACATGCGATGGGGAATTGAAACCTCTTTCAGAGCGTTGAAATACACCGTCGGGTTGACGAGTTTTCACGCAAAGAAACAAGAGTTCATCATCCAAGAGATTTTCGCAAGAATGATCATGTACAATTTCGCTGAAATGATGACCTCGCACGTCGTCATTTCCCAAATGGATAAACGGCACCACTACCAAGTCGACTTCACGGTTGCCGTTCACGTTTGTAGACATTTCCTGCGCTCAAAAGATAATGAACCCCCGCCCGATGTTGAAGCGTTGATTCACAAAAACATTTTGCCGATTCAACCCATCCACCCAGGACAGCAAAAAGCGCGCAAAATCTTAGCGGATATTCCATCCGTTTGTTTGCTGTGCGCTTTTTTCCTTGTTTGCATAAAAAAACAAACGGCACAGGGATTTTTCCCATGCCGTTTTCGGATCCATCTTTATTCCGTGTTTTGTCTTTGAACTTATCTTAATGACATTGATCAGTTGGGGTTCCCTTTCGCTGTGTCAAGTCATACAAACTAGTGTTTGTATCATGGGTCGCGTGAATGGCACTCTACACGACAATCATATGAAATGGGGCTTGCTGAGTACAGCTCTTTGTCTTTGAACCAATGAGTCTAGCGTGTGCAAGCTTAGCAAATCGCGCAGAGGGTACTCCTTGTTGACTTCGAACCGCATGAAAACATCAGAAAAGGGCATACAGAGGTAAGGAGTCTGTCTGCTAAGTGCCCGTAGGACGCGATCTCTCTGCTAATCTTCGTTACCCGTAGCAATCGGATTCTCCGCATAGGAAATCCAATCGCTCCAGCTCCCCGCATACAGCCTAACCTGCTCAAACCCCGCTTCGCTCAAGCCCAACACATTCGGTGTCGCCGTCACACCAGAGCCGCAGTACACAATAATTTCTTGGTCGCGCGGCAGATCAGCGAAATTCTTGGCAATCTCGGCAGCCGACTTAATCTGTCCCTGCTCATCCAGAAGATCCTTCCAGAACTTGTTGATGGCTCCGGGAATATGACCCGCTGCCTTATCGATGCTTTCCGATTCACCGCGATAGCGCGGGGCCTCACGGGAATCGATCAGCACCGTACCAGATGCGCCTAGCTTAGCGCGTACTTCTTCCATGCTGACCAACCACTGCTTCCGCGGATTAGGCACGAACACCCCGGATGCGGATGCTTTCGGTTCAGCATCCACCGGGTTGCCCGCCTGCTTCCATGCCGAGAAACCACGCTCCAACACATACACTTCATCGTGGCCCAGGTACTGAAGCACCCACCATAGCCGGGAGG
Above is a genomic segment from Paenibacillus sp. HWE-109 containing:
- a CDS encoding transposase produces the protein MTISFRGIRFVLPSGAYETVITNLSAADFPPDKLESIYNMRWGIETSFRALKYTVGLTSFHAKKQEFIIQEIFARMIMYNFAEMMTSHVVISQMDKRHHYQVDFTVAVHVCRHFLRSKDNEPPPDVEALIHKNILPIQPIHPGQQKARKILADIPSVCLLCAFFLVCIKKQTAQGFFPCRFRIHLYSVFCL
- a CDS encoding sulfurtransferase: MKHVVTNEWLLAHLSEANLIIADTRFVLGQPEAGRLAYEEGRIPGAVYLDLEKDLSAPIEAHGGRHPLPAVDILAERLGRAGITNTSRVVVYDDQGGAMASRLWWVLQYLGHDEVYVLERGFSAWKQAGNPVDAEPKASASGVFVPNPRKQWLVSMEEVRAKLGASGTVLIDSREAPRYRGESESIDKAAGHIPGAINKFWKDLLDEQGQIKSAAEIAKNFADLPRDQEIIVYCGSGVTATPNVLGLSEAGFEQVRLYAGSWSDWISYAENPIATGNED